The proteins below come from a single Rhizobium tropici CIAT 899 genomic window:
- a CDS encoding DoxX family protein: MSNSNNIIILVARILLAFMFIFAGFGKLSDPAGTAGMIAGAGMPAATLLTYLAGAFEFVTGVCVLIGFQVRIVGWLLALFCVFTGIVFHLPTVNVPDFPAAANGWINGLNFVNFLKNVTLAGAYIMLATNGAGVYSLDARRGAYAAA, from the coding sequence ATGTCCAATAGCAACAACATCATCATTCTTGTGGCGCGCATCCTGCTCGCCTTCATGTTCATCTTTGCCGGCTTCGGCAAGCTGAGCGATCCTGCAGGTACGGCCGGCATGATCGCCGGAGCCGGTATGCCGGCCGCAACGCTGCTCACCTATCTTGCCGGCGCGTTTGAATTCGTCACCGGCGTCTGCGTCCTCATCGGCTTCCAGGTCCGCATCGTCGGCTGGCTGCTCGCCCTCTTCTGTGTCTTCACCGGCATCGTCTTCCACCTGCCGACGGTCAATGTTCCCGACTTCCCGGCTGCCGCAAACGGTTGGATCAACGGCTTGAACTTCGTGAACTTCCTGAAGAACGTCACGCTCGCCGGCGCGTACATCATGCTTGCCACCAATGGCGCAGGCGTCTACTCGCTCGACGCACGCCGCGGTGCCTACGCAGCCGCCTAA
- a CDS encoding ATP phosphoribosyltransferase regulatory subunit translates to MPLINLPNFASDLLDEFSVRGTERVDTPIIQPAEPFLDMAGEDLRRRIFMTESDTGASLCLRPEFTIPVCLQHIETATGTPKRYSYLGEIFRQRREGGHEFYQAGIEDLGDADTAAADARAIGDAIGILSQLVPGKALSVTLGDQAVFEAVVQALGLPSGWQKRLIHAFGNMVQLETLLARLASPQPVTGLDTHVLDFLNRGDEQGLIKHIDATMQATGYSTNASRSPQEIARRLREKLVLSETRLDDAAFRVLEEFLSLSVPLSDASAALAGFADAAGLKLGSALKSFDARVAALAKAGADVSKTDYRAAFGRPLDYYTGLVFEVTVEGSSAVLAGGGRFDRLLTLLGAKDRIPAVGFALWLDRIETARAA, encoded by the coding sequence ACCCTTTCTCGATATGGCCGGCGAGGATCTTCGCCGGCGCATTTTCATGACTGAAAGCGACACCGGCGCCAGCCTTTGCCTGCGCCCGGAGTTCACTATTCCGGTCTGTCTGCAGCATATCGAAACCGCCACCGGCACGCCGAAGCGCTATTCCTATCTCGGCGAAATCTTTCGCCAGCGCCGCGAAGGCGGCCATGAGTTCTATCAGGCCGGCATAGAAGATCTGGGCGATGCCGATACGGCCGCCGCCGACGCCCGCGCCATCGGCGATGCCATCGGTATCCTGAGCCAGTTGGTGCCTGGCAAGGCACTTTCGGTGACCTTGGGCGATCAGGCCGTATTCGAGGCCGTGGTGCAGGCGCTCGGCCTGCCGTCGGGCTGGCAGAAGCGGCTGATCCATGCCTTCGGCAACATGGTGCAGCTCGAAACCCTGCTGGCGCGGCTCGCAAGCCCGCAGCCGGTTACCGGGCTCGATACGCACGTACTCGATTTCCTCAATCGCGGCGATGAGCAGGGGCTGATCAAGCATATCGACGCCACCATGCAGGCAACCGGCTATTCCACCAATGCCAGCCGTTCGCCGCAGGAAATCGCCCGGCGCCTTCGCGAGAAGCTGGTACTGTCCGAAACGCGGCTCGACGACGCGGCCTTCCGCGTACTGGAGGAGTTCTTGTCCCTGAGCGTGCCGCTCTCGGATGCTTCCGCGGCGCTGGCAGGTTTTGCCGACGCTGCGGGGCTGAAGCTCGGGAGCGCATTGAAGAGCTTCGATGCCCGCGTTGCGGCACTAGCCAAAGCCGGCGCCGACGTTTCGAAGACTGATTATCGCGCCGCTTTTGGCCGTCCGCTTGATTACTATACCGGCCTCGTCTTCGAAGTGACGGTGGAGGGATCGAGCGCGGTGCTCGCCGGTGGCGGTCGCTTCGATCGGCTGCTGACGCTCCTCGGTGCCAAGGATCGTATCCCGGCTGTCGGCTTCGCGCTCTGGCTCGATCGCATCGAAACTGCGAGGGCGGCCTGA
- the hisG gene encoding ATP phosphoribosyltransferase, protein MTITIALPSKGRMKDDCSAIFDRAGMPIVAVGNDRSYRGRVDGWDGVEIAFLSASEISREIGNGSVDFGITGEDLVREGMAEADRRVEFCARLGFGHADVVVAVPEIWLDVDTMADLGDVAADFRARHGHRLTVATKYWRLTQQFFSSQHGIQLYRIVESLGATEGAPAAGSADIIVDITSTGSTLRANHLKILSDGIILRSEACLVRARKESHEGDPMVQRIISAVRSAL, encoded by the coding sequence ATGACCATCACGATAGCACTTCCCTCCAAGGGCCGAATGAAAGACGATTGCTCGGCAATTTTCGACCGCGCTGGAATGCCGATCGTCGCCGTCGGTAACGATCGCTCCTATCGCGGCCGTGTCGACGGTTGGGATGGAGTCGAGATCGCCTTCCTGTCGGCCTCGGAAATCTCCCGTGAGATCGGCAATGGCAGCGTCGATTTCGGTATTACCGGCGAGGATCTTGTCCGAGAGGGCATGGCGGAGGCAGATCGCCGCGTCGAATTCTGCGCAAGGCTCGGTTTCGGTCACGCCGATGTCGTCGTCGCGGTGCCGGAAATCTGGCTCGACGTCGATACCATGGCCGATCTCGGTGATGTCGCCGCCGATTTCCGCGCCCGTCATGGCCACCGGCTGACGGTCGCCACCAAATACTGGCGGCTGACGCAGCAGTTCTTCTCCAGCCAGCACGGCATTCAGCTTTATCGCATCGTCGAAAGCCTCGGAGCGACGGAGGGGGCGCCAGCTGCCGGCTCGGCCGATATCATCGTCGACATCACCTCCACCGGCTCAACGCTGCGGGCAAACCATCTGAAGATCCTGTCGGATGGGATCATCCTGCGCTCGGAAGCCTGCCTGGTGCGCGCCCGCAAGGAAAGCCACGAAGGTGATCCGATGGTTCAGCGCATCATCTCGGCCGTGCGCAGCGCGCTCTGA
- a CDS encoding glutathione binding-like protein — protein MADLSSFPITKRWPASNPDIIQLYSLPTPNGVKVSIALEELGLPYEPHLISFGTNDQKSPEFVSLNPNGRIPAIIDPNGPDGKPIGLFESGAILVYLAEKTGKLIPSDAARRYETLEWVFFQMAGVGPMFGQFGHFFKFAAEKVANNSYPVERYRDEAKRLLGVLESRLQGREWIMGDEYTIADITTFPWVRGVDVFYGGREVLEFESFPSVMAWLDRALARPASQRGLSIPKRD, from the coding sequence ATGGCCGATCTGTCGTCCTTTCCGATCACGAAGCGCTGGCCCGCCAGCAATCCGGATATTATCCAGCTCTATTCGCTGCCAACGCCGAACGGCGTAAAGGTCTCGATTGCGCTGGAGGAGCTTGGCCTGCCCTATGAGCCGCATCTGATTTCCTTCGGCACCAATGATCAGAAATCGCCGGAATTCGTTTCGCTGAACCCGAATGGCCGCATTCCGGCAATCATCGATCCCAATGGCCCTGACGGCAAACCGATCGGCCTGTTCGAATCCGGCGCGATCCTGGTCTATCTGGCGGAAAAGACCGGCAAGCTCATTCCAAGCGATGCTGCCAGGCGCTACGAGACCCTTGAATGGGTCTTCTTCCAGATGGCAGGCGTCGGTCCCATGTTCGGCCAGTTCGGTCATTTCTTCAAATTCGCCGCCGAGAAGGTCGCCAATAACTCCTATCCGGTCGAGCGTTATCGCGATGAGGCCAAGCGCCTCCTCGGCGTGTTGGAGAGCCGCCTGCAGGGACGCGAATGGATCATGGGCGATGAATACACCATCGCCGACATCACCACTTTTCCCTGGGTTCGCGGCGTCGACGTCTTCTATGGCGGCCGCGAGGTGCTGGAGTTCGAAAGCTTCCCCTCCGTCATGGCCTGGCTGGATCGCGCTCTGGCACGTCCGGCAAGCCAGCGCGGCCTCAGCATTCCCAAGCGGGATTGA